One Triticum dicoccoides isolate Atlit2015 ecotype Zavitan chromosome 5B, WEW_v2.0, whole genome shotgun sequence genomic window carries:
- the LOC119305707 gene encoding 7-deoxyloganetin glucosyltransferase-like: MATAEQRQRHAVFFPFPAQGHVKAALGLAQLLHRCHGFQVTFVHTEHNRRRLLRSRGPGALAGVPGFRFAAVPDGLPPSEADASQDMGALLSTTEALVPHFRSLVSGLLPPASCVISDVEHVLHASKKMGLRCVTFWTTSAFAFMASQQLQRLVDAGIVPLKEAEQLRNGYLDDTVVDWVPGMPSDIRLRDFPSFIRTTDPDDAILKIILNAMACHRTTPSAIIFHTFDEIDREAMAAMSTILPPTYAVGPLPLLLGQVSGGGVVDTLESNLSRVNHASLEWLEGKRPDSVLYVSFGSIATLTSSQLVEFAWGLANSKKDFLWVIRDDLVSDGDGPAAAVLPPEFLEETKARSHVTSWCPQEAVLRHEATGAFLTQCGWNSVLESLSAGVLMLCWPFGADQYTNARYVCSEWRVGVEIGGDVKRGEVEAAVKEVMGGDGGKEMKRMAMEWKEKAAMAALPGGPSWVNLEKVVNEVLAVQPSKISDTTGL; this comes from the exons ATGGCGACCGCGGAGCAGCGCCAGCGTCACGCCGTGTTCTTCCCTTTCCCGGCGCAGGGCCATGTGAAGGCGGCGCTcggcctggcccagctcctccaccgTTGCCATGGCTTCCAGGTCACCTTCGTCCACACTGAGCacaaccgccgccgcctcctccggtcGCGCGGCCCCGGCGCTCTCGCGGGGGTCCCCGGGTTCCGCTTCGCCGCCGTCCCGGACGGCCTGCCCCCGTCCGAGGCGGACGCGTCGCAGGACATGGGCGCCCTGCTGTCCACCACGGAGGCCCTGGTCCCGCACTTCAGGAGCCTCGTCTCCGGCCTGCTCCCGCCCGCATCCTGCGTCATCTCCGACGTTGAGCACGTCCTGCATGCGTCCAAGAAGATGGGCCTTCGCTGCGTCACCTTCTGGACGACGAGCGCGTTCGCCTTCATGGCGTCCCAGCAATTGCAGCGGCTCGTGGATGCGGGCATTGTCCCCCTCAAAG AGGCTGAGCAGCTGAGGAATGGATACCTGGACGACACGGTTGTGGACTGGGTGCCGGGGATGCCCAGCGACATCCGCCTCAGAGACTTCCCGAGCTTCATCCGCACCACGGACCCCGACGACGCCATACTCAAAATCATCCTGAACGCAATGGCGTGCCACAGGACCACTCCGTCCGCCATCATCTTCCACACCTTCGACGAGATCGACCGCGAGGCCATGGCGGCCATGTCCACCATCCTGCCACCGACCTACGCCGTCGGGCCACTGCCGCTCCTCCTCGGCCAAGTCTCTGGCGGCGGCGTGGTCGACACACTAGAATCAAACTTGTCAAGGGTGAACCACGCCTCCCTAGAGTGGCTGGAGGGCAAGCGGCCAGACTCGGTGCTGTACGTGAGCTTCGGGAGCATAGCGACGCTCACGAGCAGCCAGCTGGTGGAGTTCGCGTGGGGTCTGGCCAACAGCAAGAAGGACTTCCTGTGGGTGATCAGAGACGATCTAGTGAGCGACGGCGACGGCCCTGCCGCCGCCGTGCTGCCACCGGAGTTCCTGGAGGAGACGAAGGCGAGGAGCCACGTGACGAGCTGGTGCCCGCAGGAGGCGGTGCTCCGGCACGAGGCCACGGGCGCGTTCCTGACGCAGTGCGGGTGGAACTCCGTCCTGGAGAGCCTCAGCGCCGGGGTGCTCATGCTGTGCTGGCCCTTCGGCGCCGACCAGTACACGAACGCGAGGTACGTCTGCTCCGAGTGGCGCGTCGGCGTGGAGATCGGCGGCGATGTCAAGAGGGGCGAGgtggaggcggccgtcaaggaggtGATGGGAGGAGACGGGGGAAAGGAGATGAAGAGAATGGCCATGGaatggaaggagaaggctgccatggCTGCACTGCCTGGTGGGCCATCTTGGGTAAATCTGGAGAAGGTGGTTAATGAGGTGCTTGCTGTGCAACCTAGCAAGATCAGTGATACTACGGGATTATGA
- the LOC119310457 gene encoding cyclase-like protein 3 — MPRERSNWSQMAPPLLLLLLPLAAATAPCAHPAYPSQPASCPAEPVLAPERRETHGGGRILDITHYYREDMPSWESGAGVGQFLWLPASMRNGSLANNSEMRMPTHTGTHVDAPGHVFQHYFDAGFDVDTLDLDVLNGPALLVDVPRDENITAKTMESLHIPKGVQRVLFRTLNTDRNLMWKKEFDTSYVGFMKDGAQWLVDNTDIKLVGIDYLSVAAFDDLIPSHLVFLENRDIILVEGLKLENVIPGIYSLHCLPLRLRGAEGSPIRCILIK, encoded by the exons ATGCCGAGAGAGAGAAGCAACTGGTCCCAAATggcgcctcccctcctcctcctcctcctccctctcgccgccgccaccgcaccgtGCGCGCATCCGGCCTACCCGAGCCAGCCGGCGTCGTGCCCGGCGGAGCCCGTGCTGGCGCCGGAGCGCCGGGAGACGCACGGCGGGGGCCGCATCCTGGACATCACCCACTACTACCGGGAGGACATGCCCTCGTGGGAGTCCGGCGCCGGGGTGGGCCAGTTCCTGTGGCTGCCCGCCTCCATGCGCAACGGCTCCCTCGCCAACAACTCCGAGATGCGGATGCCCACCCACACCGGCACCCACGTCGACGCCCCCGGCCACGTCTTCCAGCACTACTTCGACGCTGGCTTCGACGTCGACACCCTCGACCTCGACGTCCTCAACG GTCCTGCACTGCTGGTTGATGTTCCAAGGGATGAAAATATTACTG CTAAAACGATGGAATCTTTGCATATTCCTAAAGGAGTTCAACGGGTACTTTTTAGAACGTTAAACACTGACAG GAACCTAATGTGGAAGAAAGAGTTTGACACAAGCTATGTGGGTTTTATGAAAGATGGTGCCCAATGGTTGGTAGACAACACGGATATTAAGCTTGTCG GAATAGACTATTTGTCCGTTGCAGCTTTCGATGACTTGATCCCTTCGCATTTAGTTTTTCTCGAAAACCGG GATATCATTCTTGTGGAGGGCCTCAAACTGGAGAATGTCATACCTGGGATATACTCGTTGCATTGCCTGCCACTTCGGTTGCGTGGAGCGGAAGGTTCGCCGATCAGATGCATCCTTATAAAGTGA